A genomic region of Papaver somniferum cultivar HN1 chromosome 7, ASM357369v1, whole genome shotgun sequence contains the following coding sequences:
- the LOC113294133 gene encoding putative F-box protein At1g32420 produces the protein MKSIRVSGDFDDNIYGEILSRLPVKSLVRFKCVSKGWQSMISNDNYFIDLHLSRTKTRSSSSTLFVIVRTAEERTVVSMDLLNDVPAVIRFPIQLTRQEGILKPVNGLICSYYKDFDLGRTAVCIRNFMTREETPWIEVPTENTKKKVYFQTIEHGFGFDVTTKEHKVISIRQTHIKASGKMFCYIVCKVMNVGRKHYSAWRMIDDFPAYMIQGNGIFVNRSLYWLGRSSIPTSNCQNKSHTKYIGRLSQVIVAFDVPTEQFRSIPIPNFIMNQTDGWYSFKSRVVYIIEVDGHIALIDQLENIQIAKLWIFDEDGSGHQKIAANATIGGRDGNWIEETILMPFGHSELYRYFFESITGTNKLVIRMSMVNTTFYTLYLYDRENKTFMQVEISGMPRNICAPSDLVVNFTESLLPVPKKQQEQ, from the coding sequence ATGAAAAGTATCAGAGTTAGTGGTGATTTCGATGACAATATATACGGTGAAATACTGAGTAGGCTGCCGGTTAAGTCACTCGTCAGGTTCAAATGTGTAAGCAAAGGTTGGCAATCGATGATTAGCAATGACAATTACTTTATCGATTTACATCTTTCGCGAACAAAAACGCGCtcatcttcatcaacattattCGTGATAGTCCGCACAGCTGAAGAGAGGACTGTCGTTTCTATGGATCTATTAAATGATGTACCTGCAGTTATAAGATTTCCAATTCAGTTGACAAGACAGGAAGGGATTCTCAAACCCGTTAATGGTTTGATCTGTTCCTACTATAAGGATTTTGATCTTGGTCGCACTGCTGTTTGCATAAGGAATTTCATGACCCGTGAAGAAACTCCCTGGATTGAAGTACCAACGGAAAATACGAAAAAGAAGGTTTATTTTCAAACGATAGAGCATGGGTTCGGGTTCGACGTTACCACTAAAGAACACAAAGTGATATCCATACGTCAAACACATATTAAAGCCTCAGGTAAAATGTTTTGTTATATAGTTTGTAAGGTTATGAATGTAGGGAGGAAACATTATAGTGCGTGGAGAATGATAGATGATTTCCCGGCCTATATGATCCAAGGTAATGGAATTTTTGTTAATAGGTCTTTATATTGGCTGGGTAGAAGTAGTATTCCCACATCAAACTGTCAGAACAAGTCACATACTAAATACATTGGTCGATTATCCCAAGTCATTGTTGCGTTTGATGTTCCAACGGAACAATTCAGGTCAATACCCATTCCAAATTTCATCATGAATCAAACTGACGGTTGGTATAGTTTTAAATCCCGAGTAGTTTATATAATAGAAGTGGATGGACATATAGCACTAATTGACCAATTAGAGAACATCCAGATTGCCAAGTTGTGGATATTTGATGAAGATGGTAGTGGCCACCAGAAGATTGCTGCTAATGCTACTATTGGTGGTAGAGATGGCAATTGGATTGAAGAGACAATTTTGATGCCTTTCGGTCATTCAGAATTGTACCGTTACTTCTTTGAGTCCATTACGGGTACAAATAAGCTTGTTATACGAATGTCAATGGTTAATACAACCTTCTATACTCTTTATCTTTACGACCGGGAAAATAAGACTTTTATGCAGGTTGAAATCAGTGGAATGCCGAGGAATATATGTGCTCCCTCCGACCTAGTGGTAAATTTTACCGAAAGTCTTTTACCAGTTCCAAAGAAGCAGCAAGAACAGTAA
- the LOC113294134 gene encoding peroxidase 60-like, producing MKNNILVVVTVGLVLLLIMEACYGQLKIGFYKEKCDYEDVESIVNKVVNESFASDHSIAAALLRMQFHDCFVTGCDASLLLDGDTSEKKAVANLNVRGFEIIDKAKTALGQACPGTVSCADIIVMATRDAVALSGECNTKAMSSTLDQNLEVPCR from the exons atgaaaaataatatattgGTAGTAGTAACAGTAGGCCTAGTTTTACTACTCATCATGGAAGCCTGTTATGGTCAACTAAAAATAGGATTTTACAAAGAAAAATGTGATTATGAAGATGTTGAATCTATTGTCAACAAAGTTGTGAATGAAAGTTTCGCTAGTGACCATTCTATTGCAGCTGCACTTCTTCGCATGCAATTCCATGACTGCTTTGTTACT GGATGTGATGCATCATTGCTTCTTGATGGAGATACAAGCGAAAAGAAGGCAGTCGCAAACCTAAATGTAAGAGGTTTTGAAATAATCGACAAAGCAAAAACTGCACTCGGACAAGCTTGCCCAGGTACTGTCTCTTGTGCGGATATTATTGTCATGGCGACTCGGGACGCTGTTGCCTTG AGCGGAGAATGCAATACCAAGGCGATGTCGTCAACGTTGGACCAAAACCTTGAAGTTCCATGTCGTTGA